The following are encoded together in the Drosophila takahashii strain IR98-3 E-12201 chromosome X, DtakHiC1v2, whole genome shotgun sequence genome:
- the LOC108056435 gene encoding transcription factor Adf-1, producing the protein MCWVTMARKDDPVFNVRFVQFVENQPCLWNYTHPGYSKKEEVQRAWQQVANEIKDTVRNCRERWRTIRSSFLRSLKLAHTQTGRGKRKYYLSKYLQFLIPYTKSRSCQKQVTAATGSPAAGMVLRKPGNATSSASVTIFPDRNQQEDVEEEAAEEEEAKESDSEMPLDVQVAEVEEEETSSPRRDQEPPTACLPLRLQAIKVEQPTTNHQLERMVNHQSLVTVPAAALGSHLDWTDLSQWFKGNHLSHLNHTTPPPPATPALGSIPSPPDADYSFLISLHPYLKEMNGKQNRLFRQKVYGLIDNILDNLDV; encoded by the exons ATGTGCTGGGTCACAATGGCCCGCAAGGACGATCCCGTTTTCAACGTGCGGTTCGTGCAGTTCGTCGAAAATCAGCCCTGTTTGTGGAACTACACACATCCGGGATATAGCAAAAAGGAGGAGGTGCAGAGGGCGTGGCAGCAGGTGGCCAATGAGATCAAGGACACGG TGCGCAACTGCCGCGAGAGGTGGCGCACAATAAGGAGCAGCTTCCTCCGATCCCTGAAgctggcacacacacaaacgggTCGCGGGAAGCGCAAATACTACCTGTCCAAGTACCTGCAGTTCCTCATTCCCTACACCAAGTCGCGATCCTGTCAAAAGCAGGTGACAGCTGCCACCGGAAGTCCTGCGGCTGGCATGGTCCTTCGGAAACCGGGTAATGCCACATCGTCCGCCAGTGTGACCATATTTCCGGATCGAAATCAGCAGGAGGACgtcgaggaggaggcggcggaggaggaggaggccaagGAGAGCGACAGCGAAATGCCGCTGGATGTGCAGGTTGccgaggtggaggaggaggaaaccTCGTCTCCTAGGAGAGATCAGGAGCCACCCACCGCCTGTTTGCCTCTGCGCCTGCAGGCCATCAAGGTGGAGCAGCCAACCACGAATCACCAGCTGGAGAGGATGGTGAACCATCAGTCCCTTGTCACGGTGCCGGCCGCTGCTCTGGGTAGCCACCTGGACTGGACGGATCTGTCGCAGTGGTTCAAGGGCAACCACCTCAGTCACCTGAATCACACcacgccaccgccgccggccACGCCAGCCTTGGGATCCATTCCATCGCCACCGGATGCCGACTACTCCTTTCTGATCAGCCTGCATCCGTACCTCAAGGAGATGAACGGCAAGCAGAATCGGCTATTTCGCCAGAAGGTCTACGGTCTCATCGACAATATCCTGGATAACTTGGATGTTTAA
- the LOC138913788 gene encoding uncharacterized protein has protein sequence MKPNTEASDLTGEVKPQTDSATVEVGPRTPSQGAPAPMGTEGAAKTSTPLDNKNNNPHSSGTQPGTSKAATVTHQQRKAKVSRARFILGKIAKNEAEGKTDQRDAEDKTRCLAEIAEFEEYMRTRPEATVTNTKRDRSHEASVSAPKRAKDAQGRPRPTSFVKKAKKFSDVARDSLAMALVDDLHDDGRLLSEKWEEIEIKVADMVAERLSAVPDGPIPSFDSSDMVRGHRVIKCDDSFSRTFLAECISKIGNAWDGLSIRLVHAREIPRRPRARIWLPKGQTDQGKVLSLLRAQNPEVHTEDWAILKVEKEMKTSQPFLFLINQRCLPQLEKADYTIRYGLRKAKIKVFLAEPDDVLEEVDDTNKLLDDLVIDDKTPDITPNTDA, from the coding sequence ATGAAACCCAACACCGAAGCTTCGGACCTCACGGGGGAGGTTAAACCCCAAACCGATTCCGCTACCGTCGAGGTAGGGCCGCGAACACCCAGTCAGGGTGCTCCGGCTCCGATGGGAACGGAAGGGGCTGCTAAGACCAGCACCCCACtagacaacaaaaacaacaacccaCACAGCAGCGGAACCCAGCCGGGTACCAGCAAGGCAGCCACCGTTACGCATCAGCAGCGTAAGGCCAAGGTCAGTCGGGCCCGTTTTATTCTCGGCAAGATAGCCAAGAATGAGGCAGAGGGCAAGACTGACCAGCGCGATGCGGAGGACAAGACTCGATGCCTTGCGGAGATCGCAGAATTCGAAGAATACATGAGGACGCGCCCGGAGGCCACTGtaacaaacacaaaaagggACCGCTCGCATGAGGCAAGCGTGAGCGCACCGAAACGGGCAAAGGACGCACAGGGGAGGCCAAGACCGACCTCCTTTGTGAAGAAGGCCAAGAAATTCAGCGACGTAGCCAGAGACAGTCTCGCGATGGCACTGGTGGACGACCTGCACGACGACGGACGCCTGCTGTCGGAGAAGTGGGAGGAGATCGAGATCAAGGTGGCCGACATGGTAGCTGAAAGGCTATCAGCCGTGCCAGACGGTCCGATCCCCTCCTTCGACTCGTCGGACATGGTCAGAGGGCACCGGGTGATCAAGTGCGATGACTCGTTCTCGAGGACCTTCCTGGCGGAATGCATATCCAAGATTGGAAATGCATGGGACGGCCTTAGCATTAGGCTCGTCCACGCCAGGGAGATTCCAAGGAGGCCGCGGGCTCGCATTTGGTTGCCAAAGGGGCAGACCGACCAAGGAAAGGTGCTGTCGCTGCTGAGGGCTCAGAACCCAGAAGTGCATACTGAGGACTGGGCAATACTCAAAGTagagaaggagatgaagacgaGCCAGCCGTTCCTCTTCCTCATCAACCAGCGCTGCCTGCCGCAGCTTGAGAAGGCCGACTACACCATCCGGTACGGCCTACGGAAGGCCAAGATCAAGGTCTTCCTGGCAGAGCCGGATGATGTTCTCGAGGAGGTCGATGACACCAACAAGCTGTTGGATGACCTGGTCATCGACGACAAGACCCCAGACATAACACCCAACACCGATGCCTAA
- the Brms1 gene encoding breast cancer metastasis-suppressor 1 homolog, giving the protein MPVKNGDSDGEGDVSGGESEHSNSSQAHDTSDEEEANECDSDDSSELDASEIERRRAEHMEDLLSLERQFNTLREQYYFERINLIERQLAEVRSGRSEEFVQPQKELDKVYRTRIEVADVLRKYRLQNIEHKFQSEEQAAVQHFESEKHMAVDNLREEFVDRIRRLEEDRHNVDISWADWGTDKRQSKVRGPGRKKAVTVTGPYVVYMLREEDIMEDWTIIRKALKRSASSTGGGGGGGGGGTGTPTSGVSLTGMPAMAGASG; this is encoded by the exons ATGCCGGTGAAGAACGGCGACTCCGATGGCGAGGGCGACGTTTCTGGCGGGGAATCGGAGCACTCGAACTCCAGCCAGGCGCACGACACctccgacgaggaggaggccaaCGAGTGCGACTCGGACGACTCCTCGGAGCTGGACGCCAGCGAAATCGAGCGCCGGCGGGCGGAGCATATGGAGGATTTGC TGAGCCTGGAGCGGCAGTTTAACACGCTGCGGGAACAGTACTACTTCGAGCGCATCAATCTCATCGAGCGGCAGCTGGCGGAGGTGCGTTCCGGGCGCTCCGAGGAGTTCGTGCAGCCGCAGAAGGAGCTGGACAAGGTCTACCGCACGCGCATCGAGGTGGCCGACGTGCTGCGCAAGTACCGCCTGCAGAACATCGAGCACAAGTTCCAGTCCGAGGAGCAGGCCGCCGTCCAGCACTTTGAG AGCGAGAAGCACATGGCGGTGGACAATCTGCGCGAGGAGTTCGTGGACCGCATCCGGCGGCTGGAGGAGGACCGCCACAACGTGGACATCTCGTGGGCCGACTGGGGCACCGACAAGCGGCAGAGCAAGGTGCGTGGGCCGGGCCGCAAGAAGGCGGTGACCGTCACGGGCCCCTATGTGGTCTACATGCTGCGCGAGGAGGACATCATGGAGGACTGGACGATCATCCGCAAGGCGCTCAAGCGATCTGCTTCGTCGacgggcggcggaggaggaggaggcggcggggGAACAGGAACGCCCACTTCCGGCGTCAGTCTAACCGGAATGCCCGCAATGGCCGGGGCCAGCGGATAG
- the mRpL49 gene encoding large ribosomal subunit protein mL49 codes for MAASGKLMLGSGLCRKLSQFTRQLHTQPALLSSFRSSREVQPLDKYPDVEVVAQPPEWRFVERLLPAETVPQPVERPKYPSGWRPQRENGSQAGYFVARTKNHMVPVYLQTRFRGQRRITVVRRVQGDIWSLEKDLRAVVEQSRNGKLCATRINELSGQIHFHGDHVDVLRDYLKEKGF; via the exons ATGGCAGCCAGTGGAAAATTGATGCTGGGCAGCGGCCTCTGCCGAAAGCTGAGCCAG TTCACCAGGCAGCTGCATACGCAACCGGCGCTCTTGTCCAGTTTTCGGTCATCCCGCGAGGTGCAGCCGCTGGACAAGTATCCCGACGTGGAGGTGGTGGCCCAGCCGCCCGAGTGGCGCTTCGTGGAGCGCCTGCTGCCGGCGGAGACGGTGCCACAGCCGGTGGAGCGACCAAAATACCCATCCGGCTGGCGGCCGCAGAGGGAAAATGGATCGCAGGCGGGCTACTTTGTGGCCAGGACCAAGAACCACATGGTGCCGGTCTACCTGCAGACCCGGTTCCGTGGCCAGCGACGCATCACGGTGGTGCGCCGCGTCCAGGGAGACATCTGGTCGCTGGAAAAGGACCTGCGGGCGGTGGTGGAGCAGTCGCGGAACGGGAAGCTCTGCGCCACCAGGATCAACGAGCTGAGCGGACAGATTCACTTCCACGGCGACCATGTGGACGTCCTGCGGGACTATCTCAAGGAGAAGGGCTTCTAG
- the LOC108056451 gene encoding protein YIPF1, with the protein METPTADDLLQFRDYSGGGAPAQINVNSPTHSSGGGSGGFGGGSGNSGGANNAQRQRGDPLADLIYDMTSSAQGSPAGGGGIPAQNSSSLDGSSGAAAGARLSFLTIEYYQQFFNVDTYMVLERIANSMIPKRAAGNYLRMNIGENPDLYGPFWITVTLIFSIAISGNIASYLQHASDSYHWHYNFHLVSYAATCIFLYANLLPAVLWALFKYSLKPVDAADEIETDSATYTPSLLSLMCIYGYSLAIYIPVSILWVINISMLQWLLVITAALLSGSVLIAVLTPALRNSQFSLFLIIGILGAHLVLAAGFMLYFFHNPPEPLAAVDPTPAAPAAPAAPAALKAVTQAVLHAVAAGNQTH; encoded by the exons ATGGAGACTCCCACGGCCGACGATCTGCTGCAGTTTCGCGACTACAGCGGCGGCGGTGCCCCGGCCCAAATCAACGTTAACTCGCCGACCCACTCATCGGGTGGAGGAAGTGGAGGATTTGGAGGAGGTTCCGGTAATTCAGGTGGTGCCAACAACGCACAGCGTCAACGCGGCGATCCGCTGGCGGATCTCATCTACGACATGACCAGCTCGGCGCAGGGATCTCCTGCTGGCGGCGGTGGAATCCCCGCGCAGAACTCCTCCTCCCTGGACGGATCCTCCGGCGCAGCTGCGGGCGCCCGACTCTCCTTCCTGACCATCGAGTACTACCAGCAGTTCTTCAACGTGGACACCTACATGGTCCTCGAGCGGATCGCCAACTCGATGATCCCCAAGCGGGCGGCGGGCAACTATCTGCGCATGAACATCGGCGAGAATCCGGATCTGTATGGACCCTTCTGGATCACCGTCACCCTG ATCTTCTCCATTGCCATCAGTGGCAACATAGCCAGCTACTTGCAGCATGCCAGCGACAGCTACCACTGGCACTACAACTTCCATCTGGTCTCCTATGCGGCCACCTGCATCTTCCTGTACGCCAACCTCTTGCCGGCCGTCCTGTGGGCCTTGTTTAAGTACAGCCTGAAGCCCGTGGATGCGGCGGACGAAATCGAAACGGATAGC GCCACCTACACTCCGAGTCTCTTGTCGCTGATGTGCATCTACGGCTACAGTCTGGCCATCTATATACCAGTTTCCATTCTCTGGGTGATCAAT ATCTCCATGCTGCAGTGGCTCCTGGTTATCACCGCCGCCCTGCTCTCGGGCTCGGTTTTGATTGCCGTTCTGACGCCTGCTCTGCGCAACTCGCAGTTCTCGCTGTTCCTCATCATCGGAATACTGGGCGCCCATTTGGTGCTGGCCGCCGGATTCATGCTCTACTTCTTTCACAATCCCCCAGAGCCGCTGGCCGCCGTCGATCCGACTCCAGCTgcacctgctgctcctgctgctccggCTGCCTTGAAAGCAGTCACCCAGGCGGTTCTCCACGCAGTCGCAGCCGGCAATCAGACCCACTAG